One Leuconostoc mesenteroides subsp. mesenteroides ATCC 8293 genomic window, GCTATACTAATCATTACATACAAGTTTTGAGTACTAGATTCAGTACCACTTACGTCTTTTATAGCGATCAAACTACTAACCATCGTTATTCCGATTAGAACCAAAGTACCAACGATTGTTAACACAATCTTAACTGTTTTTGTCATATTTCTCCCTGTTGATTACCAAGACTACAAGACTACAAGATTCATCATGCTTGCACCTAATAATAGTTCAAACTGTAACAATACTTGAAGTAAAATAGATGAGTTTTGAAAATATCCCCACAGACTTTCAAAAAATCATCTATTTTTTAAATACAAGTATAAGTGAACTATTCAGATAATCTCTTTTCTCCTTTATTTGTATCAGGCCTATACTATTTAGCCGATAGTTATTATTATATCAAAATCAATACGACCAAAATTCATCAAAAGTTACGTCATATCGTATTTTTTGCGATAAATATTTTATTGACTTTTGTTGTAAAATCTGATAATAATTGTTTTAATTAAACAAACGACAAATAAATGTCATTTTTTACCCATGTTTTTCGGACTTTATTATTAATTTATAAAAAAGTAGTGGTATTTTCATGTATGAAATTAATAAAATAATTAAAAAAATTAGAGATGACAACAAACTCACGCAAACAGAGTTTGCTGCTTTTTTGTCTGTATCTCACCAAACTGTTTCAAGTTGGGAACGTGCGAGAACCCGGCCCACACTTGTGATGTTGAAAAAAATATCCCAATCATTTAATATACCACTTTCAAAATTACTACCCGTCGATAAGGTGCCAAAGAAAAGTAAACGTGATCTGGATAAAGAAAAATTAGCCCATGCATTCTTATGCTTATTATCTCGCTCTGATATGCGAAACGTCACTATGCAAGATATTATTCTTGAGTCCGGCCTAAGTCCACATTATGTCTCATCGCTTTTTTCAACACCTTTGGATATATTAACTTTTATTGCGATGAAAATCGAACAGGAAATATCGATTGCGCTGGAACATACAACAGCAACTGACCCTTTTATCATACTTGCTGATGCTATATTGCCTATTTTATATCAGCATTGTCACGTTCTAAAAATACTCTATTCGAAAAATTATGCAAATGGCGAATGGCTGCATTTTTTAGAGCAGAGATACATTAAATGGGTGACTCCGTTTTTTAATAATTATTGTGTTGAAAACGCCCCAGTTAGTCGATCATTTGCTATTGAACTCAGCGTGAAAATGACACTCTCAATTATTTCAACTTGGCTAACTCAACCTATCCCCGAAACACCAGAAACTTTTCGAGTTCATTTCTTACAATTAACCAAGATGTCTATCACTGACATAGCCACGTTATAATTTTTAAATAAAAACACCGTATTTTACTAATACGGTGTTTTTATTCAATAATTATGCACACAGTATAATTATTGGTTTTGATTAATTTCATATTGTGATTTTGTTAACTTTTATATAAACTGAGCTATCTCGCTATCTATGAATAAAAATACAAGCACCATGTATTATACCTGCTTTCATCATTAATAATGGCACTTAAATTATAAAACTAAGAATAGTGTTGCTTTTTTATGTTGTTTGTTTTATACTTAGAAACATGAACAAGCAAATGAACTCACAAGTAAACAATACAATTATCAACGCAATTATTATTATTTAATAGTTGGGTTGTTATTTAACGTAACGACTCGTAATATCTGGTCGTTACGGTTATAAAGGAGTTTAAAATCCCATTTAATAACTGTAATAGTTATTAAATGGGATTTTTTGTTTGAAATAACAATAAAAGAGGAAAATATCATGACAA contains:
- a CDS encoding helix-turn-helix domain-containing protein; this encodes MYEINKIIKKIRDDNKLTQTEFAAFLSVSHQTVSSWERARTRPTLVMLKKISQSFNIPLSKLLPVDKVPKKSKRDLDKEKLAHAFLCLLSRSDMRNVTMQDIILESGLSPHYVSSLFSTPLDILTFIAMKIEQEISIALEHTTATDPFIILADAILPILYQHCHVLKILYSKNYANGEWLHFLEQRYIKWVTPFFNNYCVENAPVSRSFAIELSVKMTLSIISTWLTQPIPETPETFRVHFLQLTKMSITDIATL